One region of Mangifera indica cultivar Alphonso chromosome 3, CATAS_Mindica_2.1, whole genome shotgun sequence genomic DNA includes:
- the LOC123212010 gene encoding PH, RCC1 and FYVE domains-containing protein 1 isoform X1, producing MANFQQNILIDRDIDQAIRVLKKGTYLLKYGRRGKPKLCPFNLSMDETLLIWYVGKEEKQLKLSQVSRIIPGQRTAIFQRYPQPEKEYQSFSLIYSNRSLDLICKDKDEAELWFTALRALISPGNCRKSRSDETIDSISSDSPLSHSQRNSPYNVSSTNSDIIFKDSGYKSSIVVPFEKSLQNKLGKTVSDVLSYTAAAKAYNQADLVPKSHSFVSLVGLDDTSSCSSTVDSYRASLSSAVSSSSQGSSYADFDALFDVFFWGEGVCDGILGGGLHEIGISSAAKRDVLWPKVLESNVVLDAQNVACGSKHAVLVTKQGQIFSWGEGSGGRLGHGMEADISYPKLVDALNGSNVRFVACGEFHTCAATISGDLYTWGDGAYNIGLLGHISEVSCWTPRKVSGQMEGVQVSSISCGPWHTAAVTTAGKLFTFGDGTFGALGHGDRSSTSVPREVEILREQRTQMASCGAWHTAAVVEVSTGSSSSSGASSRKLFTWGDGAEGQLGHGDEEPRLVPERVAVSEDTNFCKVACGHSITIALTDLGQVYSMGSPKYGLLGIPGSIGKIPIRIEGNIRNSHIEEIACGSYHIAVLSSKAEVYTWGKGANGQLGHGDNEYRNSPTIVEALRNKQVKTVVCGSNFTAAICLHNSVPNADRYICSGCRNTFNFRRKRHNCYNCGLAFCSVCSSKRSLKAALAPEANKPYRVCDDCFSKLNRAPESKSSSLEHRSISRSPRSSNGSINQNCNEVSDKENKNSRSASKLLRLASFDSFKEAKGRQSKLNRYICHSSPSLNGTFQRDSASAFRHSNKLSACLPTSRMASRPPSPISWKSSHSRSMTMNSALFDLADQEITFDESKQTNDCPNQETIVLRAQVEVLTRKSRLLKVELDRTLRQLKEASAIAQQEAEKNKASQEVIQSLTAQLKHMADRATEQPTEDEKAGSNV from the exons ATGGCTAATTTTCAGCAGAACATTCTTATTGATAGGGACATTGATCAG GCCATTAGAGTCCTTAAGAAAGGGACATATCTGCTGAAGTATGGGCGTCGGGGAAAACCCAAATTATGTCCATTCAATCTTTCTATG GATGAGACATTGCTGATCTGGTATGTTggcaaagaagaaaaacaactCAAATTAAGCCAGGTTTCAAGGATTATTCCTGGACAGCGCACA gCAATATTTCAGCGCTACCCACAGCCTGAGAAGGAATatcaatcattttctcttatatacAGTAACAGGTCCTTGGATTTG ATATGCAAGGACAAGGATGAAGCTGAGCTATGGTTTACAGCTCTTAGAGCCCTAATTTCACCAGGCAACTGTCGCAAATCAAGAAGCGATGAAACAATTGATAGCATATCATCAGATAGCCCATTAAGCCATAGTCAAAGGAATTCTCCCTATAATGTGTCATCTACCAACAGCGATATAATCTTTAAG GATTCAGGATACAAAAGTTCAATTGTGGTTCCTTTTGAGAAATCTCTGCAAAATAAATTGGGAAAAACTGTTTCTGATGTTTTATCATATACGGCAGCGGCCAAGGCCTACAATCAAGCTGATTTGGTTCCCAAGTCTCACAGTTTTGTATCTTTGGTTGGTTTAGATGATACAAGTAGCTGTAGTTCCACAGTTGATTCATATAGAGCTAGCTTATCTAGTGCTGTGAGTTCATCCAGCCAGGGATCTTCTTATGCAGATTTTGATGCtttgtttgatgttttcttctGGGGAGAAGGAGTCTGTGATGGGATTTTGGGTGGTGGTTTGCATGAGATTGGAATTTCATCTGCTGCCAAGCGGGATGTGCTTTGGCCAAAGGTACTTGAATCAAATGTGGTCCTTGATGCACAGAATGTTGCTTGTGGGAGTAAGCATGCCGTCTTAGTTACAAAGCAGGGGCAGATTTTTAGTTGGGGTGAGGGATCTGGTGGCAGGCTTGGACATGGAATGGAAGCTGATATTTCTTACCCAAAGCTCGTTGATGCTCTCAATGGATCAAATGTTCGTTTTGTGGCATGTGGGGAATTTCACACCTGTGCAGCAACAATTTCAGGTGATCTTTATACTTGGGGCGATGGTGCTTACAATATTGGTCTTCTTGGACATATTAGTGAAGTCAGTTGCTGGACCCCTAGGAAGGTAAGTGGCCAAATGGAGGGTGTGCAAGTATCATCTATCTCTTGTGGACCTTGGCACACAGCTGCTGTTACAACAGCAGGTAAGTTATTTACATTTGGTGATGGAACTTTTGGAGCCTTGGGCCATGGAGATCGTAGTAGCACGAGTGTGCCTAGGGAAGTTGAAATTCTGAGAGAACAAAGAACACAGATGGCCTCTTGTGGTGCTTGGCACACTGCTGCGGTTGTTGAAGTTAGTACTGGATCTTCTAGTTCCAGTGGAGCTTCATCTAGAAAGCTCTTCACCTGGGGGGATGGGGCTGAAGGTCAACTTGGACATGGTGATGAAGAACCTAGACTAGTTCCAGAGAGAGTAGCAGTATCAGAAGACACAAACTTTTGTAAAGTGGCCTGTGGTCACAGCATAACCATTGCATTAACTGACTTAGGACAAGTATATTCCATGGGAAGTCCTAAATATGGACTTCTTGGTATTCCAGGAAGCATTGGCAAGATTCCCATTCGCATTGAAGGCAACATCAGAAACAGTCACATTGAAGAGATAGCATGTGGTTCTTATCATATTGCTGTTTTAAGTTCAAAAGCTGAGGTCTACACTTGGGGTAAGGGAGCAAATGGTCAGTTAGGCCATGGAGACAATGAATACAGAAACAGTCCTACAATTGTTGAAGCTTTGAGAAACAAACAAGTTAAGACTGTTGTTTGTGGTTCCAATTTTACTGCTGCCATTTGTCTTCATAATTCAGTTCCCAATGCTGATCGCTATATATGTTCTGGTTGTCGAAATACATTTAATTTCAGAAGAAAGCGTCATAACTGCTACAACTGTGGGCTAGCTTTTTGTAGTGTATGCAGCAGTAAGAGGTCTCTGAAAGCTGCTTTAGCTCCAGAAGCAAACAAACCTTATCGTGTGTGTGATGATTGTTTTTCTAAATTGAATAGAGCCCCAGAGTCTAAATCAAGTTCATTAGAGCACAGATCAATCTCAAGGTCTCCTAGGAGTTCAAATGGAAGTATAAATCAGAACTGTAATGAGGTATCtgataaagaaaataagaattctAGATCTGCTAGTAAACTTTTGAGGCTTGCTTCTTTTGATTCATTCAAAGAGGCTAAAGGTAGACAATCTAAACTCAATAGATACATTTGTCATAGCTCTCCCTCTTTGAATGGCACTTTCCAACGGGATTCAGCCTCTGCATTTAGGCATTCAAACAAACTATCTGCTTGCCTTCCTACTTCAAGAATGGCTTCTCGACCACCATCTCCTATTTCATGGAAGTCAAGTCATTCCCGTTCCATGACTATGAATTCAGCTCTTTTTGATCTTGCAGATCAAGAAATCACTTTTGATGAGTCAAAACAAACAAATGACTGTCCCAACCAAGAAACAATCGTATTAAGGGCACAG
- the LOC123209914 gene encoding transcription factor bHLH47: MGSEALSPSADEVNVLTDPSIDRPSSTKKNQGKAPKRIHKAEREKMKREHLNELFFDLASALELNQQNSGKASVLCEATRLLKDLFSQIDTLRKENASLLSESHYVSAEKNELKEENSALESQIEKLQSEIQARVAHSKPDLNVPPPEFHQPELASHFPGDSYGLSAVDPALQQASAVLVVPIHSDLQTYSTPDSAHHPTKPGTNVSKPHARYPTSADSWPSQLLGESICSSGNNAPNSM; encoded by the exons ATGGGTTCAGAGGCTCTTTCTCCCTCAGCTGATGAGGTCAATGTGCTGACGGATCCATCCATTGatag ACCTAGTTCAACCAAAAAGAATCAGGGTAAAGCTCCTAAAAGAATTCACAAGGCTGAGAGGGAGAAAATGAAGCGGGAGCATTTGAATGAACTTTTTTTTGACCTGGCCAGTGCTCTTG AACTGAATCAGCAGAACAGTGGGAAAGCCTCAGTACTGTGTGAAGCAACCAGATTGTTGAAGGATTTGTTCAGTCAGATTGATACACTCAGAAAGGAGAATGCATCTTTGTTGTCTGAATCTCATTAT GTGTCTGCTGAGAAGAATGAGCTGAAGGAGGAGAACTCTGCCCTAGAATCTCAGATTGAGAAGTTGCAAAGTGAGATACAAGCAAGGGTGGCACACTCTAAACCTGACTTGAACGTACCTCCTCCTGAATTTCATCAACCAGAACTGGCATCACATTTTCCAGGAGATAGTTATGGATTATCTGCCGTAGATCCAGCCTTGCAGCAGGCATCTGCTGTCCTTGTTGTCCCCATCCATTCCGATCTCCAAACTTATTCCACACCTGATTCTGCTCACCACCCAACTAAACCTGGCACAAATGTAAGCAAACCTCATGCAAGGTACCCTACCTCTGCAGATTCGTGGCCTTCCCAACTTCTTGGGGAGAGCATTTGCAGTAGCGGAAACAATGCCCCAAATAGCATGTGA
- the LOC123209915 gene encoding HVA22-like protein a codes for MGSGAGSFLKVVLRNFDVLAGPVVSLVYPLYASVRAIETKSPVDDQQWLTYWVLYSMITLIELTFAKVIEWIPIWSYAKLIFTCWLVIPYFSGAAYVYEHYVRPFFANPQTINIWYIPRKKDIFSKPDDILTAAEKYIQENGTDAFEKLIRRADKSRHANENSFSDYDSRY; via the exons ATGGGATCTGGGGCCGGAAGCTTCTTGAAGGTTGTACTTAGGAACTTTGATGTTCTTGCTGG GCCTGTGGTTAGTCTTGTCTACCCTCT ATATGCCTCTGTTAGAGCAATTGAGACCAAGTCTCCTGTTGATGATCAGCAATGGCTCACTTACTGGGTTCTTTATTCTATGATTACTCTTATTGAGCTCACCTTTGCCAAAGTCATTGAATG GATTCCTATCTGGTCTTATGCAAAGCTGATTTTTACATGTTGGCTAGTCATTCCATACTTCAGTGGTGCTGCATATGTTTATGAGCATTACGTGAGACCTTTCTTTGCCAACCCTCAGACTATTAACATCTGGTATATCCCAAGGAAGAAAGACATTTTCAGTAAGCCAGATGATATTCTTACTGCTGCAGAAAAATACATTCAAGAGAATGGGACAGATGCATTTGAGAAGCTCATTCGCAGG GCAGACAAGTCCAGGCATGCAAATGAAAACTCATTCTCCGATTATGACAGTAGGTATTGA